DNA sequence from the Brachybacterium sp. P6-10-X1 genome:
CGTCGGCCGATCTTCATCTGCCCCTCGTCGAAGGCCGTGTCCACGCCCTGGCGCGCCCGGCCCGCCCAGTAGCGCACCCCGTCGGAGCCGTGCTGGTGCAGCAGACCGATGGGGGTGACCACGTTGCCCTTGGACTTGGACATCTTCTTGCGGTCCGGGTCCAGGATCCAGCCGTTGATCGAGGCGTGCTTCCACGGCAGCGAATCCTGCTGCAGATGGGAGCGCACGATCGTGGAGAACAGCCAGGTGCGGATGATGTCGTGCCCCTGGGGGCGCAGATCCATCGGATACACCGTGGAGAAGAGCCCGTCGGAGGCCGCGTCGGCGTTCCAGCCGCCCGCGAGCTGCGGGCTCAGCGAGGAGGTCGCCCAGGTGTCGAGGATGTCCGGGTCGGCGACGAAGCCGCCGGGGCGGTTCCGCTGCGACTCCTCGTACCCGGCGGGCACGTCGATCGTGGGGTCGATCGGCAGCGACTCGACGGGCGGGGTGAGCACCGTGTCGTAATCGGTCTCGCCATCGGCACCGACCGCATACCAGAGGGGGAACGGCACGCCGTAGAAGCGCTGGCGGGAGATCAGCCAGTCGCCGGTGAGGCCCTCGACCCAGTTGCGGTAGCGGGATTCCATGTACGCGGGGTGCCAGGTCAGCTCGGACCCGCGGGCGATGAGCTCATCGCGCAGGCCTCCTTCGGAGGTGTCGCGCCCGCCGTTGGTGAGGTACCACTGGCGGGAGGTGACGAACTCCAGCGGCTTGTCGCCGTTCTCGTAGAACTTCACCGGGTGGGAGATCTTCTCCGGCTCGCCGACCAGGTCCCCGGAGGCGGTGAGCATCTCCACCACGCGCTTCTGGGCGCTGAACACCGTCAGCCCCACCAGCTCGGAGTAGGAGGCCCGGCCGTCGGCGGTGGTGATCCACGGAGTCTCGGGCAGGAAGCGGCCGTCGCGACCCACCACGGAGCGGGTGGGCAACTCGAGCTCGCGCCACCACGTCACGTCGTTCGCGTCGCCGAAGGTGCAGATCATCGCGATGCCGGCGCCCTTGTCCATCTGGGCGAGGGGGTGCGCCATGACGGGCACCTCGACGCCGAACAGGGGAGAGGTCACGGTGGAGCCGAACAGCTCCTGGTAGCGCTCGTCCTCGGGATGGGCCACCAGGGCCACGCAGGCCGGCAGAAGCTCGGGGCGGGTGGTCTCGATGAACACCGTCTCCCCGGTGCCGTCGATCCTGGTGAAACCGATGCGGTGGTAGGCGCCGTCGCGCTCGCGGTCCTCCTGCTCGGCCTGCGCCACCGCGGTGCGGTAGGTGACGTCCCACATCGTGGGTGCCTCCGCCTGGTACGCCTGACCCTGCTCGAGGTTCTCGAGGAAGGCGCGCTGGGAGGTCGCGCGGGAGGCGGCGTCGATCGTCTGGTAGCTGTGGTTCCAGTCCACCGACAGTCCCAGGGTGCGGAAGACCTCTTCGAAGGACTTCTCGTCCAGGGTGGTGAGCCGCTCGCACAGCTCGATGAAGTTGCGGCGCGAGACCGGCAGCTGGTTCGCGGCCTTGGAGGACTTGTTCGAGCCGCCCTCCTGCGGGGGCGTGAAGTCCGGATCGTAGGGCAGGCTCGGGTCGCAGCGCACCCCGTAGTAGTTCTGGGCGCGACGCTCGGTGGGCAGGCCGTTGTCGTCCCAGCCCAGCGGGTAGAACACGTTCTTGCCGCGCATGCGCTGGTAGCGCACGATCATGTCCGCCTGCGAGTAGCCGAACACGTGGCCGATGTGCAGCGATCCGGACGCCGTCGGCGGCGGGGTGTCGACGCTGAACACCTGGTCACGGGTGGTGTCCTGGTCGAAGGCGTAGAGCTGCTGCTCGCTCCATACCCCGTCCCACTTCTCCTCGAGACCCTCCAGGGAGGGTCGATCGGGGAGGGCAGGACCAGTGTCAGGGCGCGGTGCGGTATCGGTCATGGGGCCATTGTTCCAGGTCTGCGCCTCGGTGCAACGCAGGCGTCAGCAGTGTGAGCGCCCTCGCGAGGCTCCGGAGGCCTCATCGGCCCGAGAGTTCTGGTGCCGCGTGCGGCGAGAGCTCCGTCGCCCGGCGCGGCTCACGGCACCCGGGTGGTCCATTCCTCGGTGGCGAACTTCGTGGTCACCAGGTCCCGGGCCTTCGCCAGCTCGTCCTCGGTGTACGTCGAGTCGACGGTGTCGTAACGGGCGCGGAAGAAGTCCAGGAACCCCTCGATGATCTGCTCGCGGGCCAGGCCCGTCTGCGAGCGCATCGGGTCCACGCGCT
Encoded proteins:
- the valS gene encoding valine--tRNA ligase, producing MTDTAPRPDTGPALPDRPSLEGLEEKWDGVWSEQQLYAFDQDTTRDQVFSVDTPPPTASGSLHIGHVFGYSQADMIVRYQRMRGKNVFYPLGWDDNGLPTERRAQNYYGVRCDPSLPYDPDFTPPQEGGSNKSSKAANQLPVSRRNFIELCERLTTLDEKSFEEVFRTLGLSVDWNHSYQTIDAASRATSQRAFLENLEQGQAYQAEAPTMWDVTYRTAVAQAEQEDRERDGAYHRIGFTRIDGTGETVFIETTRPELLPACVALVAHPEDERYQELFGSTVTSPLFGVEVPVMAHPLAQMDKGAGIAMICTFGDANDVTWWRELELPTRSVVGRDGRFLPETPWITTADGRASYSELVGLTVFSAQKRVVEMLTASGDLVGEPEKISHPVKFYENGDKPLEFVTSRQWYLTNGGRDTSEGGLRDELIARGSELTWHPAYMESRYRNWVEGLTGDWLISRQRFYGVPFPLWYAVGADGETDYDTVLTPPVESLPIDPTIDVPAGYEESQRNRPGGFVADPDILDTWATSSLSPQLAGGWNADAASDGLFSTVYPMDLRPQGHDIIRTWLFSTIVRSHLQQDSLPWKHASINGWILDPDRKKMSKSKGNVVTPIGLLHQHGSDGVRYWAGRARQGVDTAFDEGQMKIGRRLAIKILNASKFALGFGTAPADPSGRLAADPSAVTDPLDRALLANLARVVDQATAAFEEMDYARSLEVAEPFFWAFCDDYIELVKERAHGNGPAGDAGAASARAALAITLEVLLRLFAPVIVFATEEVWSWWRGGSVHTQAWPVAEPLREAAAGQDESLLDSVARAAVSVRRIKSDAKVSQKTPILQVKLVAPQTSLGHLEAASADLTALGRIERFELVAGEGEDILAEDVELGEPPVKQPRNQG